The Chryseobacterium sp. 52 genome includes a region encoding these proteins:
- a CDS encoding MFS transporter, translated as MEKVQTQAIDTTKIVYPILFMISFSHLLNDLIQSTIPSLYPILKGEFRLSFAQIGIITLVFQLTASILQPFVGIYTDKKPNPRSLAIGMGLSMAGLLLLAAAHQYYVILIAVALIGMGSSIFHPEASRVAQLASGGQKGLAQSIFQVGGNSGSAIGPLLVALIILPLGQSYVALFAIAAFIGIIVLWRIGNWYAERLSLKKSAVHPDNIIEIQLSRKKVIFSITILLALVFSKYIYLASMTNYFTFFLIDKFHVSVKDSQLYLFLFLAAVAVGTILGGKLGDKYGRKKIIWASILGAAPFTLCLPYLPLVWTIIFAVLIGLIIASAFSAILVYATDLMPNKIGLVAGLFFGFMFGMGGIGSAVLGAVADDTGIEYVFKICAFLPLMGIITALLPNIKGRKK; from the coding sequence ATGGAAAAAGTACAGACACAAGCCATTGATACCACTAAAATTGTATATCCTATTTTATTTATGATCAGTTTTTCTCATTTGCTGAATGATCTGATCCAATCCACTATTCCTTCATTATATCCTATTCTGAAAGGTGAATTCCGTTTATCATTTGCTCAGATCGGGATCATCACACTGGTTTTTCAGCTTACGGCTTCTATTCTACAGCCGTTTGTTGGAATTTATACTGATAAAAAGCCTAACCCAAGATCTCTGGCTATAGGAATGGGACTATCTATGGCTGGTTTATTATTATTGGCAGCCGCCCATCAATATTATGTAATTCTGATAGCAGTGGCATTAATTGGTATGGGGTCTTCCATTTTTCACCCTGAAGCTTCCAGAGTTGCCCAGTTGGCATCCGGCGGGCAAAAAGGACTTGCTCAATCTATATTTCAGGTAGGCGGAAATTCAGGAAGTGCCATCGGGCCTTTATTGGTTGCTTTGATTATTCTGCCTTTAGGTCAGAGTTATGTTGCTCTTTTTGCCATTGCAGCTTTTATAGGCATTATTGTATTATGGAGAATCGGAAATTGGTATGCAGAAAGACTGTCTCTTAAAAAATCTGCTGTTCACCCGGATAATATCATAGAAATACAACTGTCCCGCAAAAAAGTTATATTTTCTATTACCATTCTGTTGGCTCTTGTATTTTCTAAATACATCTATTTAGCATCAATGACTAATTATTTCACTTTTTTTCTCATCGATAAATTTCATGTTTCCGTAAAAGATTCTCAGCTGTACTTATTCCTGTTTCTTGCAGCCGTAGCCGTAGGAACAATTTTGGGCGGAAAGTTGGGAGATAAGTATGGAAGAAAAAAAATCATTTGGGCTTCTATTTTGGGAGCAGCACCTTTCACACTCTGTCTTCCCTATCTTCCTTTGGTATGGACTATCATATTTGCTGTTTTAATCGGCTTAATTATTGCCTCAGCATTTTCTGCAATTCTGGTATATGCTACAGATCTTATGCCTAATAAAATTGGATTGGTAGCAGGCTTATTTTTTGGATTTATGTTTGGGATGGGCGGAATTGGTTCTGCAGTACTGGGAGCCGTAGCGGATGATACCGGAATCGAGTATGTATTTAAAATCTGTGCTTTTTTACCTCTTATGGGTATTATCACTGCACTTTTACCGAATATTAAAGGACGTAAAAAATAG
- a CDS encoding T9SS type A sorting domain-containing protein, giving the protein MKSILLSKKCLFQAALFLAFLFQSSNAQAQSRIYAHDQLSNVYGVCLACGVQNPLNALGDNEDNYSTMVMGTVLLGGVEQTLRFPEVRTNTKLVIGIGTNNIPLTVQLLSGVYIETLSGTTANNDSQMVTGSLLKLADNSSRATIELVPASSYNAVKIRLSGGVLSLGGGFRVYYAYQDPLATIMAYSKDGQITLGGTVSLEGSEVSLRNASGKEVHRSTLHSKTFDLSSPQPEGIYILTVETKDKKTYSRKIRITN; this is encoded by the coding sequence ATGAAATCTATTCTACTTTCAAAGAAGTGCCTGTTTCAGGCCGCATTATTTTTAGCATTCTTATTCCAATCGAGCAATGCACAGGCACAAAGCAGAATCTATGCACATGACCAACTCTCCAATGTATACGGAGTATGTCTGGCATGTGGTGTACAGAATCCTCTGAATGCCCTGGGAGATAACGAAGATAACTATTCTACCATGGTTATGGGTACCGTTTTATTGGGAGGCGTTGAGCAGACCTTAAGGTTTCCGGAAGTGAGAACTAACACTAAGCTAGTCATCGGTATCGGAACCAATAACATCCCTCTGACCGTTCAGCTTTTAAGCGGTGTCTATATAGAAACGCTAAGCGGAACGACAGCCAACAATGACAGCCAGATGGTAACCGGCAGTTTACTGAAGCTTGCAGACAATTCTTCCAGAGCAACAATTGAACTGGTTCCTGCCAGCTCATATAACGCAGTTAAAATAAGGCTGAGCGGAGGTGTACTAAGTCTGGGTGGCGGATTCAGAGTGTATTATGCTTACCAGGATCCTCTTGCTACCATAATGGCTTACAGCAAAGACGGACAGATTACTCTGGGTGGTACTGTTTCACTGGAAGGTTCTGAAGTGAGTCTAAGAAATGCTTCCGGTAAAGAAGTACACCGATCTACACTGCATTCTAAAACATTTGACCTGTCTTCTCCACAACCTGAAGGAATTTATATCCTGACAGTAGAAACGAAAGACAAAAAGACTTATAGCCGTAAGATCAGAATTACGAACTAA
- a CDS encoding DUF5074 domain-containing protein codes for MKKFYLFTMLLLFAFFTNAQVTVQGVPRNDIQGSSNQLNTTVTTNVNFSDIQYWVGSGTNEAAFVVQWNDSKNPDALVWGFRWNGTATGEDMLRAIAQADHRFFTLLYPGTQFGTAIGGMGFDLNGQNSNALYKNGDTTYPFYPVGGVVNTSAYDFDTYAAADTNDHWKSGWTVNGYWSYWVKDPTDADFGYSGVGATSRTLQNGSWDVWNFNPSFTSPDISSTMTPVSPYVAATSFNNGYFMVNEEWFGHTNGSVNFIDSNGQVNYRVYSNANNDHAFGATTQYGTIYGDKFYFISKQAADGGDTQYTPGGRLVVANANTMQKIAGFNNIGGGDGRSFVGVNENKGYIGASNGVFVFDIANLQVGSAIAGTGGGGQYAGQIGNMIRSSKYVFAVKQSAGILVIDPATDTLISTIPGAFHSIVQAKDGSIWAIQDQKVVNIHPTTFATTSYSIPTTKYLGSWGAWNAGSFSASSKQNVLYWINSVNSFVSGTQIVKFDVATKTFNESFAVIPGQTGTYKQIAYGAGLRVNPTTDELILNTTESGYGAHYQKNWIHTINITGAITNTKTLNDYYWFPALAVFPDNTLPAVSNTFPSQVNVNSASVIDLKTIVSDEDNLSSAIVKSIKSNSNPVAVSAVINANDELVLTPLASGTADIKISFNSNGKVVDKILTVTSTTSTLATAEVKKIEFSIYPNPVTDILTIKTQEKIISVSVYDASGKLVNTQLNNGQINMSMLPNGVYILNAATDKAVYQQKLIKK; via the coding sequence ATGAAAAAGTTTTACCTTTTTACCATGCTGTTGCTGTTTGCGTTCTTTACGAATGCTCAGGTAACGGTGCAGGGAGTGCCCAGAAATGATATTCAGGGCAGCAGCAATCAGCTGAATACCACCGTAACAACCAATGTCAATTTCTCTGATATCCAATATTGGGTAGGAAGCGGAACGAATGAAGCCGCTTTTGTTGTACAGTGGAACGACAGTAAAAATCCTGATGCTCTGGTATGGGGCTTCAGATGGAACGGGACTGCTACAGGAGAAGATATGCTCAGAGCTATTGCACAGGCAGATCACAGATTCTTTACATTGCTTTATCCGGGAACTCAGTTCGGAACAGCAATTGGAGGAATGGGTTTTGACCTGAACGGACAGAATTCCAATGCTCTTTATAAAAACGGAGACACCACATATCCGTTTTATCCGGTAGGAGGGGTGGTCAATACGTCCGCTTATGATTTTGACACCTATGCAGCTGCTGATACTAATGACCACTGGAAGTCCGGATGGACGGTTAACGGGTATTGGTCGTATTGGGTAAAAGATCCTACAGATGCAGATTTCGGATATTCCGGAGTAGGGGCTACTTCCCGTACTTTGCAAAACGGTTCATGGGATGTATGGAATTTTAATCCGTCATTTACGTCGCCTGATATTTCTTCTACGATGACTCCTGTTTCGCCTTATGTGGCTGCAACGAGTTTTAACAACGGTTATTTTATGGTGAACGAAGAATGGTTCGGGCATACCAACGGTTCTGTTAATTTTATAGATAGTAACGGACAGGTCAACTACCGTGTTTACAGTAATGCTAATAACGACCATGCTTTTGGGGCAACAACCCAGTACGGTACGATCTATGGGGACAAATTTTATTTTATTTCAAAGCAGGCTGCAGACGGTGGTGATACCCAATACACTCCTGGAGGAAGACTTGTCGTTGCGAATGCGAATACCATGCAGAAAATTGCAGGCTTTAACAATATTGGAGGTGGTGACGGAAGATCATTTGTAGGGGTTAATGAGAATAAAGGATACATCGGTGCTTCTAATGGAGTTTTTGTATTTGATATTGCTAACTTACAGGTTGGAAGTGCTATAGCCGGAACAGGCGGTGGCGGTCAGTATGCAGGACAGATTGGTAATATGATCCGTTCTTCCAAATATGTATTTGCTGTAAAGCAGTCAGCCGGAATCTTAGTAATAGACCCTGCTACTGATACCCTGATCAGTACTATACCGGGAGCTTTCCATTCTATTGTTCAGGCAAAAGACGGAAGTATCTGGGCTATTCAGGATCAGAAAGTAGTGAATATTCATCCTACCACCTTTGCCACTACGTCATACAGTATTCCGACGACAAAATATCTTGGATCCTGGGGGGCATGGAATGCGGGAAGCTTTTCAGCGAGCAGTAAGCAGAATGTTTTATACTGGATCAATTCAGTGAACAGTTTTGTTTCAGGAACACAGATTGTAAAGTTTGATGTAGCAACCAAAACGTTTAACGAAAGCTTTGCTGTAATTCCTGGTCAGACGGGTACTTATAAGCAGATTGCTTATGGTGCGGGACTTCGTGTCAATCCAACAACGGATGAACTGATTCTTAATACTACAGAAAGCGGTTATGGTGCCCATTACCAGAAAAACTGGATCCATACGATTAATATTACCGGAGCTATTACCAATACAAAAACACTTAATGATTATTATTGGTTCCCGGCTTTAGCCGTATTTCCGGATAATACACTGCCTGCGGTAAGTAATACTTTCCCATCACAGGTTAATGTGAACAGTGCATCTGTGATTGATCTTAAAACAATAGTTTCTGATGAAGACAACCTTTCTTCAGCCATTGTAAAATCAATTAAGTCAAATTCCAATCCGGTAGCGGTTTCTGCTGTGATTAATGCGAATGACGAACTTGTTCTGACTCCATTGGCTTCAGGAACGGCTGATATTAAAATCAGCTTTAATTCAAACGGAAAAGTAGTTGATAAAATACTTACTGTAACGAGTACTACTTCTACTTTAGCTACGGCTGAGGTGAAGAAAATTGAATTCAGTATCTATCCAAATCCGGTTACAGATATTCTTACCATCAAAACCCAGGAGAAGATCATAAGCGTTTCTGTTTATGATGCTTCCGGAAAATTGGTGAATACACAACTTAATAACGGTCAGATCAATATGAGTATGCTTCCAAACGGAGTATATATTCTGAATGCTGCGACTGATAAAGCAGTATATCAGCAGAAGTTAATCAAAAAATAG
- a CDS encoding cell surface protein → MERKTIHILKTILLSSVLLGTVACKSDSEDVVEEVTFPAEVLKESYTINRLKLLNIDPKIEGNLTWSINDSIISDHLQLDFVSSYAKTYPLTLKVEIKGAVKIYKSSIIVNKEVTPYSKYIADVFEFRPAVGQFANEIPEYVNGNTETDMIKRAKESLVGGNSTMITLGGFGGYVAFGFDHTIPNLEGRDFKILGNAFWGNSANTTRSGSCEPGIIMVGYDKNKNGKPDEDEWYEIAGSEYFKNSTTKNYSITYFKPNETKPPVPGSEFWQTDVEYIKWQDNNGNSGFKTKNTFHAQSYYPLWLPNASYSLTGTRLKDNFYDQSGTGNYWVGTSYDYGYADNAPNNDEASNIDISWAVDRNGKYVKLPGIDFIKVYTGINQEAGWLGEVSTEVAGAYDLHLN, encoded by the coding sequence ATGGAAAGAAAAACGATACATATTTTAAAAACCATCCTTCTGTCTTCAGTGCTTTTGGGAACTGTTGCCTGTAAAAGCGATAGTGAAGACGTGGTGGAAGAAGTAACTTTCCCGGCAGAAGTTCTTAAGGAATCTTATACCATCAACAGACTTAAGCTTTTAAATATAGATCCGAAAATTGAAGGTAATCTGACCTGGAGTATTAATGATTCTATTATTTCTGATCATCTTCAGCTTGATTTTGTAAGTTCTTATGCAAAAACATATCCTCTGACCTTAAAAGTGGAAATAAAAGGGGCTGTAAAAATCTATAAATCTTCAATTATCGTCAATAAAGAGGTGACACCTTACAGCAAATATATTGCAGATGTTTTTGAATTCCGCCCGGCTGTTGGACAGTTTGCGAATGAGATTCCGGAATATGTCAACGGAAATACTGAAACTGATATGATTAAAAGAGCGAAGGAATCATTGGTAGGCGGAAATTCCACAATGATCACGCTCGGAGGTTTCGGAGGTTATGTTGCTTTCGGATTTGATCATACTATTCCCAATCTTGAAGGAAGAGATTTTAAGATTCTCGGGAATGCATTCTGGGGAAATAGTGCGAATACTACGAGATCAGGATCCTGCGAGCCTGGAATTATCATGGTAGGTTACGACAAAAATAAAAACGGGAAACCTGATGAAGATGAGTGGTATGAAATTGCCGGCAGTGAATACTTTAAAAATTCAACAACTAAAAATTATAGTATAACTTACTTTAAACCCAATGAAACTAAGCCCCCCGTTCCCGGAAGTGAGTTTTGGCAGACTGATGTGGAGTACATCAAATGGCAGGATAATAATGGGAATTCAGGATTTAAAACTAAAAATACCTTCCATGCACAAAGCTATTATCCTTTGTGGCTCCCGAATGCTTCTTACAGCCTGACAGGAACCAGACTTAAGGATAATTTTTACGACCAGAGCGGAACGGGGAATTATTGGGTTGGGACATCTTATGATTATGGCTATGCAGACAATGCCCCGAACAATGACGAAGCTTCGAACATTGATATTTCCTGGGCCGTAGACAGAAATGGAAAATATGTAAAGCTGCCGGGCATCGATTTTATTAAAGTCTATACAGGAATCAATCAGGAAGCCGGCTGGCTGGGAGAAGTTTCAACGGAAGTGGCGGGAGCTTATGATTTGCATCTCAATTAA